One Urocitellus parryii isolate mUroPar1 chromosome 8, mUroPar1.hap1, whole genome shotgun sequence DNA window includes the following coding sequences:
- the LOC113201020 gene encoding putative vomeronasal receptor-like protein 4 yields the protein MVLPLVKGIMFMFLIGLGVVGNTFVLVNNMSLFRGTMKSIQLILINLSFANIITLLTGVMPRIISSFGLRNLIDDITCKTVVYLQRVARGLSICTTSLLTVVQAITISPRASRWRRLQPRSPWDLLTLLLFCWILNSLISMNLPFYIKNISSMNTSQINSSDNYCYLQSQHWIIRWIFIVFLVSRDAVFQGAMGGASGYMIFLLHKHHQQVLHLQTSRLLYRTPPEVKAAKSVLLLMLCFLLFYWADCFMALYVTFFFEKHFIEVIVLQLVELGYAILSPVVLIHREGHLAECWRGH from the coding sequence ATGGTTTTGCCTCTTGTCAAGGGAATAATGTTCATGTTTCTAATAGGACTTGGAGTTGTGGGGAACACCTTTGTTCTTGTGAACAATATGAGCTTGTTTAGAGGCACTATGAAATCTATCCAACTCATTCTCATTAATCtgtcttttgcaaatatcatAACACTTCTAACAGGAGTAATGCCCCGGATAATATCCAGTTTTGGGTTGAGAAACCTCATAGATGATATAACCTGTAAGACTGTGGTTTATCTGCAGAGGGTGGCCCGGGGCCTGTCCATCTGCACCACCAGTCTCCTCACAGTGGTCCAGGCCATCACCATCAGTCCCAGAGCCTCCAGGTGGAGGAGGCTGCAGCCCAGGTCTCCATGGGACCTGCTTACCTTGTTGCTCTTCTGTTGGATTCTCAATTCCTTGATAAGCATGAACTTAccattttacataaaaaatatcaGCAGCATGAACACATCACAAATTAATTCCAGTGACAACTATTGCTATTTGCAATCACAGCACTGGATAATTAGatggatttttattgttttcctggTCTCAAGGGACGCTGTGTTCCAGGGTGCCATGGGCGGGGCCAGTGGCTACATGATCTTCCTCCTCCACAAGCATCACCAGCAGGTGCTCCACCTTCAGACCTCCAGGCTCCTCTACAGAACCCCCCCTGAGGTGAAGGCTGCAAAAAGTGTTCTCCTTCTGAtgctttgttttctcttgttttattGGGCAGACTGTTTTATGGCTttatatgtaacttttttttttgaaaaacatttcataGAAGTAATTGTTCTACAACTCGTGGAGCTTGGATATGCAATCCTGAGTCCAGTTGTGCTCATTCACAGAGAGGGACACCTGGCTGAATGTTGGCGTGGTCACTGA